In one window of Henckelia pumila isolate YLH828 chromosome 1, ASM3356847v2, whole genome shotgun sequence DNA:
- the LOC140861670 gene encoding uncharacterized protein — protein MQGGCIADRGSCGTGFDSASGSVRTKKFRTKGSELVDRKGEKNKAMPRSIRCSSIAAFSIVRKGSF, from the coding sequence ATGCAAGGAGGATGTATAGCTGATAGAGGATCTTGTGGAACAGGATTTGATTCTGCAAGCGGTTCGGTACGAACGAAGAAATTTCGAACAAAAGGGTCGGAACTCGTTGATAGGAAAGGAGAGAAAAACAAAGCAATGCCAAGGTCAATCCGCTGTTCATCGATCGCGGCATTCTCCATTGTCCGCAAGGGGAGCTTTTAA